The segment AGCACGCTCCTCTGAACTGGCCAACGAATGGCAGCTTTTCACGCCCTGTGCGGGCACACAcggtgaggaaaaaaaaaaaaaaaaaaggcaacatACGGGGGGAGGTGACATGAAATGGCGCCGCGCTCACGCATGACTGTCCCAAAGCAGCACACAATTGCGTGCGGTTTGCtatttcccttttgccaTTTCCCTTTTGCCATTTCCCTTTTGCCGTTCGGCGCGAAATTCCCGGGAGTGTTCCACCCCGCAGGCACATGCACAATCGCCCGCGCAGCACCTCGGCAGCTCCTCACGTACATCTCGAAATGTTATTCGTTCGCCAAAGAATTGGgagtgaacaaaaattacGAATCGACTCCCAAACAGTATTATTGCTACACAAACAAAcacatcaaaaaaaattttttgtattcccatttttacatgcacAACTGTGTGCGCTAAGTGGACTTTATCACATCATTAACacacccccctttttcacctCATTTTTACACGCGGAAATACGCTCTAAAATACGCGCGGAAATACACTCTAAAATACACGCTAAAATACGCTTCAAAATACGCTTCAAAATACGCTTCAAAATACGCTTCTAAATACGCTTCGAAATACACCCCAAAACACACTCCAAAATACCCCCCAAAACACACCCCAAAACACACTCCAAAAGGTGCACCAAAAAGGCAGAGGGCGAACGGAAAGGCACACACATGCGGCAACATGAAGCCTTGGTGAACGTGCCCCCCTCGGCGATGAACAGCTCGAGCTGCGCGCGTCGGTCAGCCAAGTTGGTGCGGGGGAAAATGCGCTACTGAGGTGGAGCGCTGTGCACGTGTATGCTCATGTGTTTCACGTACACGcaaaacacacacatacgtgCGAGCGCGTAGAGGCACCCCTATGCGTCAGTAGCTAACCGGCAAGCCAACCGAGagacgctttttttttttNNNNNNNNNNAGGAGAGCACCCCCGGACGAGGCGACCCCCCAGGAAGAGGCGAACCACCCGGACGAGGCGAACCACCCAACAGCGGCAGTGGGAAGTACCCACCGAATAGAAAAAGCCAAACAGAGATGAACAAAAGTGACAGTAATAATAACCTTTggagtgaagaaaaacaaaaaatggaagataaCGAAATTAACAGATCATCAAGTAGATCATACAAGCTAGGTAATATAGTAGGAAATGGTAGCTTTGGAGTTGTGTATGAAGCCGTATGTCTAAACACATCAGAAAAAGTagcaataaaaaaggtaCTCCAAGATCcacaatataaaaatagaGAATTAATCATAATGCAGAGATTAAACCATGTGAACATCATTTACTTGAAGGACTACTACTACACAGAGtgtgtgaagaaaaatgaaaaaagcaTTTACCTGAATGTAGTTATGGAATTTATTCCTCAGACAGTACATAAGTATATGAAGCATTATGCCAGGAATAACCATTCATTACCTCTCCTTTTGGTGAAGCTCTACTCCTACCAGCTATGTAGAGCATTAGCTTATTTACACTCGAAATTTATTTGCCATCGAGATTTGAAACCACAAAATTTATTGATAGAACCAAATACACATACATTAAAACTGTGCGACTTTGGCAGTGCAAAGAATTTGCTTGCTGGTCAGCGTAGCGTGTCTTATATTTGCTCCAGATTTTATCGTGCCCCTGAACTCATGTTGGGCGCCACCAACTACACCACCCACATTGACTTGTGGTCCCTCGGTAGGGTGAGAGTGATCGGCAAAAAGGGGCGAGGCTCATCTGGAAAGAGGCCAATCTAGGCAGAGCAGCGGGGTTTCCTGCGCAGGTGGCTCACCGTAGAGGCCCCACCGCTGCGCCTCTCAAAGAGGTGTCCCCTCCACGTGGGATCGCTCCTATAGCCATGTCTGCTTTGCCATGTCTGCTTTGCCATGTCTGCTTTGCCATGTCTGCTTTGCCATTTCGCCTCTCTCCATTTCGCCTCTCTCCATTTCGCCTCTCTCCATTTCGCCTCTCTCCATTTCCCCCCTCGCTACTTCCCCCTCGCTACTCCCCACCAGGCTGCATAATCGCCGAGATGATCCTAGGTTACCCTCTCTTCTCCGGCCAGTCCAGCGTCGACCAGTTAGTTAGGATCATCCAAGTCTTAGGTGAGTGCTCACCAGGGTGTGGTAccatctcccccttttttctccttttcccgAATTGTGTGTACACGTATGTGAACATCTCTACATGTGCAGTGTAGTACCAAACGTACCGCTCTACTAAGGCGAATGGTTACATCTCCTCCCCCTACTCATCCCCCTACCCCTACCCCTCTTTGCGAAGGCACCCCGACGGAGGAGCAGATGAAAGTTATGAACCCGAACTATGCAGATGTGAAGTTCCCTGATGTGAAGCCAAAGGATTTAAAGAAGGTAGCCATGACACGCGAACCCGTCGCGGAGAACCGTACCACTTCGGCACGTTACTGGGTGCACTTCGACACGCTACTGGGTGCACTTCGACACGTTACCGGGTGCACTTCACGACCGCTCCTATCCCCCCCCCATCTACACACACTCAGGTCTTTCCGAAGGGTACCCCCGAAGACGCCATAAACTTTGTGTCCAGATTTCTCAAATATGAACCCCTGAAACGGCTTAGCCCGATCGAAGTACTGCCGAGGGTGCGAGAGGATGCGAGGGTCGTCCTTCTCTCCTTTGGTCCTTGCACGTCCACACAAATGCTCACACAGGGAGAGGGCGATCGCGGACGTGTTTGTCTATCTTATTATGTCCCTCCACATGCGTAACTAACAGCGCATCTAATCCACGCTCATTATTGTTGCTTCCTTCCCATCCCCACGCGAAGGCCCTAGCGGATCCCTTCTTCGATGACCTAAGGGACCCTTGCATCAAGTAACACCCCGCCTCTTCGCTGTGCAGAAGGAGTGTAAAAAATAGTGTATCACCGCGTTACCACGTCGCTACcgcttccttcatttttcttccccgtTTGACTCTCCTCCCCACCCCCCGAAGGCTACCCAAGTACATCGACAAGCTCCCCGAGCTGTTCAACTTCACCGACGCGGAAATTAAGGAAATGTCAGACGCCTGCAGGCGAAAATTAACCTCTAAAAATACCTACGAGGCATACGAACAGTACCTAATGAGTAAAACGAGCGAAGGATCTAACATGACTGAGAATTTGAGTAAAGAGTTTGGTGAATCCAAGATGGAGACTAAATCCAATCGCGCGGTGAACCTCGCCTGAGGGAgatctccccccccacacacacacgtgcatCGTAGCTGTGCTGTCCTGACGAGCTGAGACGGTTGAGACGGTTGAGAAGCGTGTGAAGCGTGAGAAGCGTGAGAAAGTGGGGACGGTGGGAAAAACGCAACAAAGCAGGACGGGGCGGAGTCGTATTTGGAGTTTTCTGCATTCCCGCGGATGCAAGTGGGTCAGGCACACACCCACGCTCATGCGTACGCCAAGTTATCTGCACACATCCCTAGTAGCTACACGTGTGCACCCCCCACGCGGAGGCGCGCGCGGGACAACGCCTAAGTGTACCCCGCCGCGCGCCCCGCCAACACATCGCTAGCACCTCGCCAACACCCGCCAACACATCGCCAACACATCGCTAACACCCGGCCAACACCCCGCTAACACGATCAACCCCCCCTGGCGcgcgcccctttttttgttcacgcGTTTGTTCCCCATTTTAATGACCACCCCTTCGCGCACGTCCTTCGGTTGGGTTGAATCTACCCTCCCCCACACTCCACACACAAGCACATACAAGCATTAGCATTTTATGGAAAACCCTTCACATATGAAGTGGagagctttttttttcttttttttttattgagaCAAATTTATTAAGCGTTTTGCAACACTTCATCATCATGactgtaaattttttgtgtaaaaatggaaattttcGTGTGTACCTACAGTCATGCCTGCGCGATACGtgtatttttctatttctctCTGTGTGTGCATCAAAAGAGGGAGAGGGTGGTACTTGGTGAGATACAAAAATGCGCACACACGAGCATACGTATTAACAACTATTTATTTGTGTGCATGCTCGACACCTCCTTTGTGAAAgctgggggggaagcggcgtgCCTGCAGTCACCCACTTGGGATGAAGCCTACCTGGGATGCAGTCCACCTTTTGCTCacccacatttttttttttttttttttttttttggacccCGCATGTATAGCTTCACCTTACGTGGGAAGCAAACACACGcagttgccttttttttaaaaaaaaagtaacaggGGGGTGCCATCATGTGGAGTTGGTGAGGCTGATCGGGTTGGTGAGATTGACCGAGTTGGTGAGGCTGACCGAGTTGGTGAGGCTGATCGGGTTGGTGAGGCTGATCGGGTTGGTGAAGCTCATCGGGTTGGTGAAGCTCATCGGATTGGTGAAGTTGACCGAGTTGGTGAAGCTGACCCACTTGGTGAACCCAACCACGGTCGCCGCAGGCCCCGCGGATGGGACCCGCCTGCTACCGTTCCAGGCTTGCCACTACTCCCCGGGCGGGGGCAAAAGAGGAGGACTTACAAAGCTGCGTTAAGGGGGTTACCCCGTTTGTAGGCGCGCCAGCGCGGCGACTGCCCGAGTGAGTTGTATTCGTtacggggggggaaaaaaaaagggggcggaAGAAAAGTGCAGCCGGGTTGGTGGCTCGCATAGCTGCTTCTTCGCTGCACCGATGCACCGCTCCACTGCTTCTTCGCTGCACCGATGCACTGCTCCACTGCTTCTTCGCTTCTCCTGCTACACGATCCGCTCGAGCTCCGTGGCGTAGCCGATGGTGTTGTTCAACACCTCAAGGGCGGGGAGGTCCTGGACGTGTACAGTCTGGTTATTAAAATAGACCTTCTTATTGCGGACTTCCCAAAGAACATTGCATTCCCCCTGACTAGTCTTCGTCTCATTATACTCT is part of the Plasmodium cynomolgi strain B DNA, chromosome 8, whole genome shotgun sequence genome and harbors:
- a CDS encoding glycogen synthase kinase (putative), producing MILGYPLFSGQSSVDQLVRIIQVLGTPTEEQMKVMNPNYADVKFPDVKPKDLKKVFPKGTPEDAINFVSRFLKYEPLKRLSPIEVLPRALADPFFDDLRDPCIKLPKYIDKLPELFNFTDAEIKEMSDACRRKLTSKNTYEAYEQYLMSKTSEGSNMTENLSKEFGESKMETKSNRAVNLA